One Mycobacterium sp. SMC-4 DNA window includes the following coding sequences:
- a CDS encoding HNH endonuclease signature motif containing protein, with product MFDTLFAGASDEALVELIEQSARQEARICARRAAAIAELVHRNVDEDDERGGWVFDPWADIAAQVAAALNIGQRKASGQMHIAVALRYRLPKIAALHLSGVLGARMVSEITWRTQLVDDPTALAQIDDRIAESAVHWGRLSEQKLKNAIDAVIERFDPDGLRRSKEIMKARDIHIGASDDPNETAAIWGRLLATDGKALAQRMTEMAGAVCEEDPRTMGERRSDAVGAIVRGEVHLTCRCGSPHCPALQQTSPSNVVIKIIADRAALDAATAETAQDADADEEPGSKNAPELTGPAAPLNRGSAMGLDGRPVPIALLAELIRGGAKVSELIVPGPEPEPRYRPSAGLAEFVRMRDLFCRFPGCDVPAERCDIDHVVPYPFGPTHPSNLSCECRGHHLMKTFWSGPAGWSSVQLPDGTLIWTAPTGHRYITKPGSRLYFPAAAITSADLAPLPKPPPGYGAGTMKMPRRRRPRAAENTARNQAERADNIADRATQNPTAERRYSPHDG from the coding sequence GTGTTCGATACATTATTCGCCGGTGCGTCTGATGAGGCGCTCGTCGAGTTGATCGAACAGAGTGCGCGACAAGAGGCGCGGATCTGCGCCCGACGCGCGGCGGCGATCGCGGAGTTGGTGCACCGCAACGTCGATGAGGACGACGAGCGCGGCGGGTGGGTGTTCGATCCGTGGGCCGACATCGCCGCCCAGGTCGCTGCGGCGTTGAACATCGGGCAGCGCAAGGCCTCGGGGCAGATGCACATCGCGGTGGCGCTGCGCTACCGGTTGCCCAAGATCGCCGCGCTGCACCTCAGCGGTGTCCTCGGCGCCCGGATGGTTTCGGAGATCACCTGGCGCACCCAGCTGGTCGATGACCCGACCGCGCTGGCCCAGATCGATGATCGGATAGCGGAATCGGCCGTGCACTGGGGGCGGCTGTCGGAGCAGAAGCTAAAGAATGCCATTGATGCGGTGATCGAGCGGTTCGACCCCGATGGCCTGCGCCGCAGCAAGGAGATCATGAAAGCGCGCGATATCCACATCGGCGCCAGCGATGACCCGAACGAGACCGCCGCGATCTGGGGCCGATTGCTGGCTACCGATGGAAAGGCCCTCGCGCAACGCATGACCGAGATGGCCGGCGCGGTGTGCGAAGAGGACCCTCGCACGATGGGTGAGCGTCGCTCCGATGCGGTGGGGGCGATCGTGCGCGGCGAGGTGCACCTGACCTGCCGGTGCGGGTCCCCACATTGTCCTGCTCTCCAGCAGACATCCCCGTCGAACGTGGTGATCAAGATCATCGCCGACCGGGCCGCACTCGACGCCGCCACCGCCGAGACAGCCCAGGACGCTGATGCCGACGAAGAGCCGGGGAGCAAGAACGCCCCCGAGCTCACCGGCCCCGCTGCGCCGCTCAACCGGGGTAGCGCGATGGGCCTGGACGGCCGACCGGTGCCCATCGCGCTACTGGCGGAACTGATCCGCGGCGGCGCCAAGGTCTCCGAGCTGATCGTGCCCGGCCCCGAACCCGAACCTCGCTACCGGCCCTCGGCGGGGCTGGCTGAGTTCGTGCGGATGCGTGACCTGTTCTGCCGTTTCCCCGGCTGTGACGTCCCCGCCGAACGCTGCGACATCGACCACGTCGTGCCCTACCCGTTCGGTCCCACTCACCCGTCGAACCTCAGCTGTGAGTGTCGCGGCCATCACTTGATGAAGACGTTCTGGTCCGGTCCAGCGGGCTGGAGTTCTGTGCAGCTTCCAGACGGGACGCTGATATGGACCGCACCGACCGGGCACCGGTACATCACCAAGCCAGGCAGCCGCCTGTACTTTCCGGCGGCGGCGATCACAAGCGCGGACTTGGCCCCGCTGCCGAAGCCCCCGCCCGGCTACGGCGCCGGCACCATGAAAATGCCTCGACGAAGACGCCCCCGCGCCGCCGAGAACACCGCGCGCAATCAGGCTGAACGCGCCGACAACATTGCGGACCGCGCAACGCAGAACCCAACCGCCGAGCGTCGATATAGTCCACACGATGGGTGA
- a CDS encoding GNAT family N-acetyltransferase, with the protein MAELSFVVVSQDDPLAAPLIDELAVEYAERYGGRRDRVHAWLRDYPAAEFEPPHGALLIGLLAGRPVTGGAYRRFDGTTAELKRIWTDARHRRQGHARALVTRLEADIAAAGYRRIYLTTGDRQPEAEALYSSLGYARLAQPLPSNGDEVYPVAFLKERIGSIG; encoded by the coding sequence GTGGCTGAACTGTCATTCGTGGTGGTCAGCCAGGATGATCCGCTGGCCGCCCCGCTCATCGACGAGCTGGCCGTCGAGTACGCCGAGCGCTACGGCGGACGCCGCGACAGAGTGCACGCTTGGCTGCGCGACTACCCGGCGGCGGAGTTCGAGCCGCCCCACGGCGCGCTGCTGATCGGTCTGCTCGCCGGCCGACCGGTGACCGGCGGGGCGTATCGGCGCTTCGACGGCACCACTGCCGAACTGAAGCGCATCTGGACCGACGCGCGGCATCGTCGACAGGGCCACGCGCGCGCCCTGGTGACGCGACTGGAGGCCGACATCGCCGCCGCCGGCTACCGCCGGATCTATCTGACCACCGGAGACCGCCAGCCTGAGGCCGAGGCGCTCTACTCGTCTCTGGGCTACGCCCGGTTGGCCCAGCCGCTGCCGTCGAACGGCGACGAGGTCTATCCGGTCGCATTCCTCAAAGAGCGAATCGGGTCGATAGGCTGA
- the fgd gene encoding glucose-6-phosphate dehydrogenase (coenzyme-F420) encodes MAELKLGYKASAEQFAPRELVELAVAAEDHGMDSATVSDHFQPWRHEGGHAPFSLAWMTAVGERTTRLTLGTSVLTPTFRYNPAVIAQAFATMACLYPNRIFLGVGTGEALNEIATGYEGEWPEFKERFARLRESVKLMRELWLGDRVDFDGEYYRLKGASIYDVPEGGVPVYIAAGGPVVAKYAGRAGDGFICTSGKGEELYKDKLIPAVTEGAEKADREVADIDRMIEIKISYDTDPDLALENTRFWAPLSLTAEQKHSIDDPIEMEKAADELPIEQVAKRWIVASDPDEAVAKVKDYVDWGLNHLVFHAPGHDQRRFLELFKRDLEPRLRRLA; translated from the coding sequence ATGGCTGAACTCAAACTGGGTTACAAGGCGTCGGCAGAGCAGTTCGCGCCGCGCGAACTGGTCGAACTCGCGGTCGCTGCCGAAGACCACGGCATGGACAGCGCCACGGTCAGCGACCACTTCCAGCCCTGGCGACACGAGGGCGGCCACGCACCCTTCTCGCTGGCCTGGATGACCGCGGTGGGCGAGCGCACCACACGCCTCACCCTCGGCACTTCGGTGCTGACCCCGACGTTCCGCTACAACCCCGCCGTCATCGCCCAGGCGTTCGCCACCATGGCATGCCTGTATCCCAATCGCATCTTCCTCGGTGTGGGCACCGGTGAGGCCCTCAACGAGATTGCCACTGGCTACGAGGGCGAATGGCCGGAGTTCAAAGAGCGCTTCGCCCGGTTGCGTGAATCGGTCAAGCTGATGCGCGAGCTGTGGCTCGGCGACCGAGTCGACTTCGACGGCGAGTACTACCGACTCAAGGGCGCGTCGATCTACGACGTCCCCGAAGGCGGCGTACCCGTCTACATCGCCGCCGGCGGTCCCGTCGTCGCCAAGTACGCCGGCCGCGCCGGCGACGGATTCATCTGCACATCGGGCAAGGGCGAAGAGCTCTACAAGGACAAACTGATTCCCGCGGTCACCGAGGGTGCCGAGAAAGCCGACCGCGAGGTCGCCGACATCGACCGGATGATCGAGATCAAGATCTCCTATGACACCGATCCAGATCTGGCATTGGAGAACACCCGGTTCTGGGCGCCGCTGTCGTTGACCGCCGAGCAGAAGCACAGCATCGACGATCCGATCGAGATGGAGAAAGCCGCCGACGAGCTGCCCATCGAACAGGTCGCCAAGCGCTGGATCGTCGCCTCTGACCCCGATGAAGCGGTGGCCAAGGTCAAGGACTACGTCGACTGGGGCCTCAATCACCTGGTCTTCCATGCCCCCGGCCACGATCAGCGCCGCTTCCTGGAACTGTTCAAGCGGGATCTGGAACCCAGGCTCCGACGCCTGGCCTGA
- a CDS encoding endonuclease/exonuclease/phosphatase family protein: MMRILATVFGVLSLVVAVGALGARHLPITGHATMIIAVTAPFLSLTAPVATVLLAVTRRWILTLVAVVVTVATMWVYAPRYLGPPEVDTPAVDVRVLTANLEMGQADSEAVVAMADSSADVVAVQEMTQESADALSSAGMDNAFPYRVVLPAPVASGIGIWSRYPIVHSGRIDGYSLPMLGTRIRIPGVAVDTTVLSVHLAAPWPQPIWHWQRDITAFSETLRDMADRAGAGAVIVAGDFNTTVDMAPFRELLAQGYDDATTQAGGGTARTYPARGWTPSLIGIDHILVRNATASTVQTMPIPGSDHRALHATVRVPVDITTS, translated from the coding sequence ATGATGCGAATTCTCGCGACGGTCTTCGGGGTGCTCTCCCTGGTCGTCGCGGTGGGGGCGCTGGGTGCCCGGCACCTGCCCATCACCGGGCACGCCACCATGATCATCGCGGTCACGGCGCCGTTCCTGTCGTTGACCGCGCCGGTGGCGACGGTGCTGTTGGCGGTGACCCGGCGCTGGATTCTCACGCTGGTCGCGGTGGTCGTCACTGTCGCGACGATGTGGGTCTACGCCCCGCGCTACCTCGGTCCGCCCGAGGTGGACACCCCCGCCGTCGACGTCCGGGTGCTGACCGCCAATCTTGAGATGGGTCAAGCAGATTCGGAAGCAGTGGTCGCGATGGCGGACTCGTCGGCCGATGTGGTCGCCGTCCAGGAGATGACGCAGGAGTCCGCCGATGCGCTCTCGTCGGCCGGGATGGACAACGCGTTCCCGTATCGGGTGGTGCTGCCCGCGCCGGTGGCCTCGGGGATCGGAATCTGGAGCCGATATCCGATCGTGCATTCCGGCCGCATCGACGGCTACTCGCTGCCGATGCTCGGAACCCGGATCAGGATTCCCGGGGTGGCCGTGGACACCACGGTGCTCTCGGTGCATCTGGCCGCTCCGTGGCCGCAGCCGATCTGGCACTGGCAGCGCGACATCACCGCATTCTCGGAAACGTTGCGCGACATGGCTGACCGTGCCGGCGCCGGAGCGGTGATCGTGGCCGGTGACTTCAACACCACCGTGGACATGGCACCGTTTCGTGAACTGCTCGCCCAGGGATACGATGACGCCACCACCCAAGCCGGAGGCGGGACAGCACGCACCTATCCGGCTCGCGGCTGGACTCCGTCGCTGATCGGGATCGACCACATCCTGGTGCGCAACGCCACCGCGTCGACCGTGCAGACAATGCCGATTCCGGGGTCCGATCACCGTGCGCTGCACGCCACCGTGCGGGTTCCGGTGGACATCACGACGAGCTGA
- the pta gene encoding phosphate acetyltransferase, with amino-acid sequence MTAAPNTASNATSGTTAIYVAAPEGDTGKSTIALGILHRLAATVAKVGVFRPITRLGEERDYILEMLLEQTTAGLSYEDCVGVGYQQLHDDRDGALGDIVARYHRVADQCDAVLIVGSDYTDIATPSELSTNARIAANLGAPVILAVKGIDRSPERIATVVEVCVAEIAAAHAHTAAVVVNRCDPEQMPAIAAALQDIQPRTYVIPEEPVLVAPSVQELQTAVEGTLVRGDDALLTRVALDVLVAGMTAEHVLERLTDGVAVITPGDRSDVVLTVLSAHAAEGFPSLSCVILNGGLPMHPAIESLVAGLGLGVPVIETRFGTFETAGRVAATRGRVTSQSHRKVDTALALMEAHVDTADLLAQLMIPIPSVVTPQMFAYQLIEQARADRKHIVLPEGDDDRILTAAGRLLKRGVAELTILGEESQVRARAAELGQDLSAATVLDPRRSELCDQFAEQYAELRKHKGISVEQARETIHDVSYFGTMLVYNDMVDGMVSGARHTTAHTVRPAFEIIKTAPEVSTVSSIFLMCLADEVLAYGDCAIVPDPTAEQLADIAVSSARTAAKFGIEPRVAMLSYSTGTSGSGADVEKVRKATELVRSRDPELLVEGPIQYDAAVEPSVAATKMPDSAVAGHATVLIFPDLNTGNNTYKAVQRSAGAIAIGPVLQGLNKPVNDLSRGALVEDIVNTVAITAIQAQG; translated from the coding sequence GTGACCGCAGCGCCGAATACCGCATCGAACGCCACCTCGGGGACTACTGCGATCTACGTCGCCGCGCCCGAGGGCGACACCGGTAAGTCGACGATCGCGCTGGGCATCCTGCACCGGCTCGCGGCCACGGTCGCCAAGGTCGGAGTGTTCCGCCCGATCACCCGGCTCGGTGAGGAACGCGACTACATCCTCGAGATGCTGCTGGAGCAGACCACCGCGGGTCTGTCCTACGAGGACTGCGTCGGGGTCGGTTATCAACAACTGCACGACGACCGCGACGGTGCGCTCGGCGACATCGTCGCGCGCTACCACCGGGTGGCCGATCAGTGCGACGCCGTGCTGATCGTCGGCAGCGACTACACCGATATCGCCACCCCCAGCGAACTGTCGACCAATGCCCGCATCGCGGCGAACCTCGGCGCACCGGTGATCCTGGCGGTCAAAGGCATCGACCGCAGCCCCGAACGGATCGCCACGGTCGTCGAGGTGTGCGTGGCCGAGATCGCCGCTGCGCACGCGCACACCGCCGCGGTGGTGGTCAACCGGTGTGATCCCGAACAGATGCCGGCGATCGCCGCTGCGCTGCAAGACATCCAGCCGCGCACCTACGTCATTCCCGAGGAGCCGGTGCTGGTCGCCCCGTCGGTGCAAGAACTGCAGACCGCCGTCGAGGGCACCCTGGTACGCGGTGATGACGCGCTGCTCACGCGCGTGGCCCTCGATGTCCTGGTGGCCGGTATGACGGCCGAACACGTGCTCGAACGTCTCACCGACGGGGTGGCCGTGATCACCCCGGGTGACCGTTCCGATGTCGTGCTCACCGTGTTGAGTGCCCATGCCGCAGAGGGCTTCCCGTCGTTGTCCTGCGTGATCCTCAACGGCGGTCTGCCGATGCATCCGGCCATCGAATCGCTGGTGGCCGGGCTGGGGCTCGGGGTACCGGTCATCGAGACACGCTTCGGCACGTTCGAGACCGCCGGTCGGGTGGCCGCCACCCGCGGACGGGTGACCTCACAGTCACACCGCAAGGTCGACACCGCACTGGCGCTGATGGAGGCGCACGTCGACACCGCGGACCTGTTGGCACAGCTGATGATCCCGATTCCGTCGGTGGTCACGCCGCAGATGTTCGCCTACCAGTTGATCGAACAGGCCCGCGCCGATCGCAAGCACATCGTGCTGCCCGAAGGCGACGACGACCGTATCCTCACCGCGGCCGGGCGACTGCTCAAGCGTGGGGTCGCTGAGCTGACCATTCTCGGCGAGGAATCACAGGTGCGCGCCCGGGCCGCCGAGCTGGGTCAGGACCTGTCAGCCGCCACCGTGCTCGACCCGCGCCGCAGCGAGCTGTGTGACCAATTCGCCGAGCAGTACGCCGAGCTACGAAAACACAAGGGCATCAGCGTCGAACAGGCCAGGGAAACCATCCACGACGTCTCCTACTTCGGCACGATGCTGGTGTACAACGACATGGTCGACGGCATGGTCTCCGGTGCCCGCCACACCACCGCCCACACCGTGCGTCCGGCCTTCGAGATCATCAAGACAGCACCCGAGGTGTCCACGGTGTCGAGCATCTTCCTGATGTGTCTGGCCGACGAGGTGCTGGCCTATGGTGACTGCGCGATCGTGCCCGACCCGACCGCCGAGCAGCTCGCCGACATCGCGGTATCGTCGGCACGCACGGCGGCCAAGTTCGGCATCGAACCCCGGGTGGCGATGCTGTCCTACTCGACGGGCACATCGGGATCGGGTGCCGACGTCGAAAAAGTCAGAAAGGCAACGGAGTTGGTGCGTTCACGTGATCCTGAGCTGCTGGTGGAAGGACCGATTCAATACGACGCCGCAGTGGAACCGTCGGTGGCCGCGACCAAGATGCCGGACTCCGCAGTGGCCGGACATGCCACCGTGCTGATCTTCCCCGACCTCAACACCGGCAACAACACCTACAAGGCCGTGCAGCGCAGCGCCGGCGCGATCGCGATCGGGCCGGTGCTACAGGGACTGAACAAGCCCGTCAACGACCTTTCCCGCGGCGCCCTGGTCGAAGACATCGTCAACACGGTCGCAATCACCGCGATCCAGGCACAGGGGTAA
- a CDS encoding acetate kinase has product MAHSVLVLNSGSSSVKFQLLEPDSGRSLAEGIVERIGEDASSAQLTAGANTLERTDRVPDHDAALQLVSSLLNDAGINLAELELTAVGHRVVHGGPDLYQPTVVDDALIERLRELSPLAPLHNPPAILGIEVARKALPDVAHIAVFDTAFFHDLPPAAATYAIDREIAERYDIRRYGFHGTSHQYVSEQAAMFLGMPLDSLRQIVLHLGNGASASAIVGGRPVETSMGMTPMEGLVMGTRSGDLDPGIITYLWRSAGLSIEDIETMLNRSSGVRGLGGEVDFRVLHQRIESGDTAAQLAYDVYIHRLRKYIGSYLAVLGAADVITFTAGVGENDATVRRDALSGLGAFGIEIDEHLNASPAAGARRISPDGAPTTVLVIPTDEELAIARACADVLGGGGHR; this is encoded by the coding sequence TTGGCGCACAGTGTATTGGTACTCAACTCTGGCTCGTCATCGGTGAAATTCCAACTCCTGGAGCCAGATTCGGGTCGTTCACTGGCGGAGGGAATTGTCGAACGCATCGGTGAGGATGCCTCCTCGGCACAGCTGACCGCCGGAGCGAACACCCTCGAGCGCACCGACCGGGTTCCCGACCACGATGCCGCGCTGCAGCTGGTGTCGAGCCTGCTCAACGACGCCGGGATCAACCTCGCCGAGCTCGAGCTGACGGCCGTCGGGCACCGAGTCGTGCACGGCGGTCCGGACCTGTATCAGCCCACTGTCGTCGATGATGCACTCATCGAGCGGCTGCGCGAACTCAGTCCCCTGGCACCGCTGCACAATCCACCGGCCATCCTCGGTATCGAGGTCGCACGCAAAGCGCTGCCCGACGTCGCGCACATCGCGGTGTTCGACACCGCGTTCTTCCATGACCTGCCGCCCGCCGCGGCGACGTATGCCATCGACCGCGAGATCGCCGAACGCTACGACATCCGCCGCTACGGCTTCCACGGCACCTCGCACCAGTACGTCAGTGAGCAGGCCGCAATGTTCCTCGGGATGCCGCTGGACTCGCTGCGCCAGATCGTCTTGCATCTGGGCAACGGCGCCTCGGCCTCGGCGATCGTCGGGGGCCGTCCGGTCGAGACGTCGATGGGCATGACTCCGATGGAAGGTCTGGTGATGGGGACCCGCTCCGGTGACCTCGATCCCGGGATCATCACCTACCTGTGGCGCAGCGCAGGCCTGAGTATCGAAGACATCGAGACGATGCTCAACCGGAGTTCGGGGGTGCGGGGTCTCGGCGGCGAGGTCGATTTCCGAGTGTTGCACCAGCGCATCGAATCCGGTGACACCGCAGCGCAACTGGCCTATGACGTGTACATCCATCGGTTACGCAAGTACATCGGAAGCTATCTGGCGGTGCTCGGGGCGGCCGACGTGATCACCTTCACCGCCGGGGTGGGCGAAAACGATGCCACCGTGCGGCGAGACGCGTTGTCCGGGCTCGGCGCATTCGGTATCGAGATCGACGAGCATCTCAACGCGAGCCCCGCGGCGGGAGCTCGCCGGATCTCACCCGACGGGGCGCCGACGACGGTCCTAGTGATCCCCACCGACGAGGAGCTTGCGATTGCCCGGGCCTGTGCGGATGTACTTGGCGGTGGCGGCCACCGGTAG
- a CDS encoding STAS domain-containing protein, which produces MSYSESLPAPSTQRVFRPDPTSFALREEHHRATFSVSEVTPSTVVVTVHGEIDATNAVALARYIERHLGSAATLTLDLQTVEFFGTAGFAALTNINVACERAGLRWTLLAGAHVNRLLRICDPDNELPVAATAKYIRTGPGNRKLLVGGDH; this is translated from the coding sequence GTGTCCTATTCAGAATCACTCCCTGCTCCGAGCACACAGCGTGTGTTCCGCCCCGATCCGACGTCATTCGCGCTGCGCGAGGAGCACCACCGCGCGACCTTCTCGGTCAGCGAGGTGACTCCGTCCACGGTGGTGGTGACCGTGCACGGCGAGATCGACGCGACCAACGCCGTCGCGCTGGCACGCTACATCGAGAGGCACCTGGGTTCGGCCGCGACGCTCACCCTGGACCTGCAGACGGTCGAGTTCTTCGGCACCGCGGGATTTGCTGCGCTGACCAACATCAACGTCGCCTGTGAACGCGCCGGGCTGCGCTGGACGCTGCTGGCCGGCGCGCATGTGAACCGACTCTTGCGCATTTGCGATCCTGACAACGAGCTACCGGTGGCCGCCACCGCCAAGTACATCCGCACAGGCCCGGGCAATCGCAAGCTCCTCGTCGGTGGGGATCACTAG
- a CDS encoding serine/threonine-protein kinase PknG has protein sequence MAHDDNDTDVDDDPGTQPAGMAELGMDSMSTLRPMATQAVFRPHFDDDDDDDAIHTGDTEPQETTATLTRALSRTRRLGGGLVEIPRVPARDPLTALMTDPVVAESKRFCWNCGRPVGRSSDDGRALSEGWCPHCGSAYSFLPQLGVGDIVADQYEIKGCIAHGGLGWVYLAFDKNVNDRPVVLKGLVHSGDAEAQAIAMAERQFLAEVTHPGIVKIYNFVEHDDKHGNPVGYIVMEYVGGTSLKQAIQLNRSERTRLPVAEAIGFMLEILPALGYLHSLGLVYNDLKPENIMVTEDQLKLIDLGAVSRINSFGYLYGTPGYQAPEIVRTGPTVASDIYTVGRTLAALTLKLRTRKGRYVDGLPEDDPVLAEYDSFGRLLRRATDRDPRRRFVSAEEMSSQLMGVLREVVAKDTGVPRPGLSSVFSPSRSTFGVDLLVAHTDVYLDGQVHSEKLTAAEIVRALQVPLVDSSDVGAAVLSATVLSEPVQTLDSLRAARHGALDSDGVDLSESVELPLMEVRALLDLGDVAKATRKLDDLTKRVGWRWRLVWFRAVSELLTADYDSATKHFTEVLDTLPGELAPKLALAATAELAGTADERTFYNTVWSTDNGVISAGFGLARALSAAGERDAAVRTLDKVPATSRHFTTARLTSAVTLLSGRSSSEISEQHIRDAARRVEALPDTEPRVLQIRALVLGTAMDWLADNTASTNHILGFPFTEHGLQLGVEAALRNLARVAPTQAHRYALVDLANSVRPVSTF, from the coding sequence ATGGCCCACGACGACAACGACACCGACGTCGACGACGATCCGGGTACCCAGCCCGCGGGGATGGCCGAGCTGGGCATGGACTCGATGTCGACGCTGCGGCCGATGGCCACCCAGGCGGTCTTCCGTCCGCACTTCGACGACGATGACGACGACGACGCGATCCACACCGGGGACACCGAGCCGCAGGAGACCACCGCGACGTTGACCCGCGCGCTGTCGAGAACCCGGCGGCTGGGCGGCGGGCTGGTGGAGATCCCCCGGGTGCCGGCACGGGATCCGTTGACCGCGTTGATGACCGACCCGGTGGTGGCCGAGTCGAAGCGGTTCTGCTGGAACTGTGGCCGCCCGGTCGGCCGGTCCAGCGACGACGGCCGGGCCCTGTCGGAGGGTTGGTGCCCGCACTGCGGCAGCGCGTATTCCTTCCTGCCCCAACTGGGGGTCGGTGACATCGTCGCCGACCAGTACGAGATCAAGGGGTGCATCGCGCACGGCGGCCTCGGGTGGGTGTACCTGGCGTTCGACAAGAACGTCAATGACCGCCCGGTGGTCCTCAAGGGTCTGGTGCACTCCGGCGACGCCGAAGCCCAGGCGATCGCGATGGCCGAGCGCCAGTTCCTGGCCGAGGTGACCCATCCGGGAATCGTGAAGATCTACAACTTCGTCGAGCACGACGACAAGCACGGCAACCCGGTCGGCTACATCGTCATGGAGTATGTGGGCGGCACCTCGCTCAAACAGGCGATCCAACTCAACCGTTCCGAACGGACCCGGCTCCCGGTCGCCGAGGCGATCGGCTTCATGCTCGAGATCTTGCCTGCGCTGGGCTATCTGCACTCCCTGGGGCTGGTCTACAACGACCTCAAACCCGAGAACATCATGGTGACCGAGGATCAGCTGAAGCTGATCGACCTCGGCGCGGTGTCGCGGATCAACTCGTTCGGGTACCTCTACGGCACTCCGGGGTATCAGGCGCCCGAGATCGTGCGCACCGGTCCGACCGTCGCTTCCGACATTTACACCGTGGGTCGGACGCTGGCCGCTCTGACGCTGAAATTGCGGACCCGCAAAGGCCGTTACGTCGACGGACTGCCCGAGGACGACCCCGTGCTCGCTGAATACGACTCGTTCGGCCGGCTGCTGCGCCGTGCCACCGACCGCGATCCCCGGCGGCGTTTCGTCAGCGCCGAGGAGATGTCGAGCCAGCTGATGGGTGTGTTGCGCGAAGTCGTGGCCAAGGACACCGGTGTGCCCCGGCCCGGTCTGTCGTCGGTGTTCAGCCCGTCGCGGTCCACGTTCGGCGTGGATCTGCTCGTCGCCCACACCGATGTCTATCTCGACGGACAGGTGCATTCGGAGAAGCTGACCGCCGCGGAGATCGTTCGGGCACTGCAGGTGCCATTGGTCGACAGCAGCGACGTCGGTGCAGCGGTGCTCTCGGCCACTGTACTCAGCGAGCCGGTGCAGACACTGGACTCGCTGCGCGCGGCCCGGCACGGCGCTCTGGACTCCGATGGGGTCGATCTCAGCGAGTCGGTGGAACTGCCGCTGATGGAGGTCCGTGCGCTGCTCGACCTCGGAGATGTGGCCAAGGCAACGCGCAAGCTCGACGACCTGACCAAACGGGTGGGCTGGCGCTGGCGGCTGGTCTGGTTCCGTGCCGTTTCGGAGCTGTTGACCGCCGACTATGATTCGGCCACAAAGCATTTCACCGAAGTTCTGGATACGCTGCCCGGTGAGCTGGCTCCCAAACTTGCGCTGGCTGCCACCGCCGAGTTGGCCGGCACCGCCGACGAACGCACGTTCTACAACACGGTGTGGTCAACCGACAACGGGGTCATCTCGGCCGGGTTCGGGTTGGCACGAGCCCTCTCCGCGGCCGGCGAGCGTGACGCCGCGGTCCGGACGCTGGACAAGGTGCCGGCCACCTCAAGGCATTTCACCACTGCTCGGCTGACCAGCGCGGTGACGTTGCTGTCCGGCCGGTCCAGCAGCGAGATCAGCGAACAGCACATCCGCGATGCGGCGCGGCGAGTGGAGGCGCTGCCCGACACCGAGCCGCGGGTGTTGCAGATCCGTGCCCTGGTGCTGGGAACCGCGATGGACTGGCTGGCCGACAACACCGCCAGCACCAACCACATTCTGGGTTTCCCGTTCACCGAACACGGTCTGCAGCTGGGTGTGGAGGCCGCGCTGCGCAACCTGGCCCGGGTGGCCCCCACCCAGGCACACCGCTATGCCCTGGTCGATCTCGCCAACAGCGTGCGGCCGGTCTCGACATTCTGA